From a region of the Nitrospira sp. genome:
- a CDS encoding DUF2278 family protein yields the protein MPLKRYGVLKGRAIGATREEDQSSPHYQVHIQAGSIHYRIAVNVKSQLSPSELLFLVDGDFRHPITATLPGLSDDFALLSSKPGGQSVDFIRGNLFNRSDMRLLPPNLPGPDNDLSDQIEHYVKRAMQEPAARIYAFGERWGPEGGKADKIFDFRPGNGVHDIHMNQGNASPHTGDDGVWQDGALMFHFPSSSQWVAVFLAFQSQAWHTDDRTGHASPDVPNPGPGPQPNPTEPDYIVRIVGALVNPLGPSPEQETVTLLNASPESIDLTGWKIADRLKKTCVLSGVIAPGATLVVNLPQEVQLGNKGGIITLLNQKGLKVDGVSYTAQQAKKDGWTIVF from the coding sequence ATGCCGCTCAAACGATACGGAGTGCTAAAAGGAAGAGCCATCGGGGCCACGCGTGAAGAAGACCAATCCTCTCCTCATTATCAAGTTCATATTCAAGCCGGTTCGATACACTACCGCATCGCGGTCAACGTCAAATCCCAACTCAGTCCGTCGGAACTTCTCTTTCTAGTCGATGGCGATTTCCGTCATCCCATTACCGCCACGTTACCGGGTTTATCCGACGATTTTGCCCTGTTGTCGAGTAAGCCGGGCGGACAATCGGTGGATTTTATCCGCGGTAATCTCTTTAATCGATCGGACATGCGACTCCTTCCACCCAATCTTCCTGGACCGGACAATGATTTAAGCGACCAGATCGAGCATTACGTCAAGCGGGCCATGCAGGAACCAGCGGCACGGATCTACGCGTTTGGGGAACGGTGGGGACCGGAGGGTGGGAAAGCGGACAAGATTTTTGATTTTCGACCAGGAAACGGTGTTCACGACATTCATATGAACCAAGGGAACGCCTCGCCACATACCGGTGATGACGGGGTTTGGCAAGATGGAGCTCTCATGTTCCATTTTCCTTCTTCCAGCCAATGGGTGGCCGTGTTTTTGGCGTTTCAATCCCAAGCGTGGCACACCGACGATCGTACCGGTCATGCCAGCCCAGACGTGCCGAACCCCGGTCCTGGACCTCAGCCGAATCCGACCGAGCCGGACTATATCGTCCGGATCGTGGGTGCCCTCGTGAACCCGCTCGGGCCATCGCCGGAACAGGAGACGGTTACGCTGCTCAATGCGTCGCCCGAGTCGATTGATCTGACAGGATGGAAAATTGCCGACCGGCTCAAGAAGACCTGTGTGCTGTCCGGTGTCATCGCCCCCGGTGCCACTCTGGTGGTGAATCTGCCTCAGGAGGTTCAGCTGGGGAATAAAGGTGGAATTATCACTCTGCTTAATCAGAAGGGTTTGAAGGTGGACGGGGTGTCGTATACGGCGCAGCAGGCGAAAAAAGATGGATGGACGATCGTGTTCTAG
- a CDS encoding alpha/beta fold hydrolase — MTALRLFYATNRNHLGNDRWHPDGYGKKFSDDGVENLRFGRVTVEADDAKMAKYLEADCGTIGQGDGEGLIKYLAKCAESAKIVAYKEKINRSVAEDQQENVKLGSDGAFSDLQAIMRKNTDVLIFIHGYNVSWTDAVGTALSLQEMLNHCPEGDPEQAVQVVLFTWPSDGMALPFVSYKSDRSEAAGSGNAVGRGILKVRDFLAALRRDDEQLCKQDLHLVCHSMGNYLLQNAVTRCDAFTPGNALPRLFEHIFLCSPDVDDNVLEEGHPLGRVHELARSVSVYYNRGDAALVISDFTKGNPDRLGSNGPARPSLVHNKVNQIDCSGIVKGLVEHSYYLVGNVNGDIRMSIDGMPHEDPRRRRNKTGTMGNQWEMRPA, encoded by the coding sequence ATGACGGCGTTACGACTCTTCTATGCGACCAACCGCAACCATCTCGGCAACGATCGCTGGCACCCCGACGGCTACGGAAAAAAATTCAGCGATGATGGAGTGGAAAACCTCCGCTTCGGTCGTGTGACGGTGGAGGCCGATGACGCCAAGATGGCCAAATATCTTGAGGCGGACTGCGGCACTATTGGGCAGGGCGACGGCGAAGGGCTGATCAAGTACCTGGCGAAGTGCGCCGAGTCCGCCAAAATCGTCGCGTACAAGGAAAAAATCAACCGTTCAGTGGCCGAGGACCAGCAGGAGAACGTCAAACTCGGATCGGATGGGGCCTTTTCCGATCTGCAAGCGATCATGCGGAAGAACACGGATGTGCTGATTTTTATCCATGGCTACAATGTCTCCTGGACTGACGCAGTCGGCACGGCGCTGTCGCTGCAAGAAATGCTGAATCACTGTCCCGAGGGAGACCCCGAGCAAGCAGTACAGGTGGTGCTCTTTACATGGCCATCGGACGGTATGGCCCTGCCGTTCGTGTCCTATAAGTCCGATCGGTCGGAAGCAGCCGGATCCGGCAACGCGGTGGGGCGAGGCATCCTCAAAGTACGAGACTTTCTCGCGGCCCTGCGCCGTGATGATGAGCAGCTCTGTAAGCAAGACCTTCATCTGGTATGCCACTCCATGGGCAACTACCTGTTGCAGAATGCGGTCACGCGATGCGATGCCTTCACACCGGGCAACGCCTTGCCCCGCCTGTTCGAGCATATCTTTCTCTGCTCGCCCGATGTCGATGACAACGTGTTGGAAGAGGGGCATCCGTTGGGGAGGGTCCACGAGTTGGCAAGAAGCGTCAGTGTCTACTACAATCGTGGCGATGCGGCGCTCGTCATATCGGATTTCACCAAAGGTAATCCCGATCGGTTGGGGTCAAACGGGCCAGCCCGACCGAGCTTGGTGCACAATAAGGTGAATCAGATCGACTGCAGCGGGATCGTCAAGGGGCTGGTGGAACACAGTTACTATCTGGTGGGCAACGTCAATGGGGATATTCGCATGAGCATCGATGGGATGCCGCATGAAGACCCGAGACGCCGCCGAAACAAGACAGGTACGATGGGTAATCAGTGGGAGATGCGCCCGGCATAA